GATGCCCGAACTCAAAGACGGCGACTCTTTCGACGCCGCCTATACCGCGCAGCAGGTCAAGGAAAGTGAAGACGCCATTGCCCTGTTCAAGCAGGAAGGTGCGGCGTCGTCAGTGCCGGAGATAAAAGCACTGGTGGATGAAACACTGCCCAAGCTGGAGGAGCGTCTGCAAAAAGCCCGCGCCCTGGCGTCGACCTACGGCAAGGGGCACCAAGGCGACGGTTGACCCTGTCGCTGGACATGAAAACGGCGGTTGGATCCTCTCCAACCGCCGTTTTTTTATGCCTGGTTCAAATCGGTTTTGTGCTGGGCAGCGTCGGCGGCGGGGCCGCTGCTGCTGTAGGGGTTCAAGCCGCCGGCTTTGCCGATATCGCGATATTCCTGGCGCAGTTTCTCAAGCTCTTTACGGTCCAGGCCGTCGAGGCTCAACACGGCGTTCTGCGCATCCTTGGACACACGCAACAACTCGTCGATCTTGATGTGCAGGATGTCATTGTCGCGGTTCTGGGTGTTCTGAATCAGGAACACCATCAGGAAGGTGATGATGGTGGTCGACGTGTTGATGATCAATTGCCAGGTGTCGTTGTAGTGAAAGTACGGCCCGCTCAGGCTCCAGGCCAGGATCAACGCCACCGCCGTGTAGAACGTCCGGGGGCTCCCGGCCCAGCGCGAAAGGGTTTGGGAGACTGCGGAGAATTTCATGACCGTTTTCCTCAAAAGGGGTGATGAAAATACTGACCGCAGGCTGTCTCTGAAATTTCTTTTTACAACTTATTCTTTGGGCCAGAGACTCTGAGTCCTACTCCCGGTGTCGCCGTCAGAACGACATTTTTACCTGACTGCGGTCTTCGAGCGTCAACAGATACTGCTTAGCCTCAAGCCCTCCGGCGAATCCGGTCAGCCCGCCCGAAGCCCCCACCACTCGGTGACACGGTGCGATGATCGAAATCGGATTGCGTCCGTTCGCTGCGCCGACTGCGCGCACGGCTTTCGGGTTGCCGATCTGCTGGGCAATCTGGCTGTAGCTGCGGGTTTCGCCGAAGGGAATGGTCAGCAACGCCTGCCAGACTTGTTTCTGAAAGTCGGTGCCGGCGAAGTCCAGCTCCAGCTCGAACTGGCGGCGTGTTCCGGCGAAGTATTCCGTCAGTTGACGTTCGGCTTCCACTAACACCGGGTTGTGGTTGGCCTCGACCCGTTCACCCAGGCGCACGCGGTTGGCGCGCTCTGTTTCCCACAGGATGGCGCCTAGCTTGCCCTGGCGGGCCACCAGGGTGAGCTCGCCGACAGGGGAGGGCATCAGTTTGTATTCATGGCGCATGAGCGGGTTCATCCTCGAAGGAATATGAAAGCGTACGACGCCACTCTAGGCCCGTTAGCGTCTGTGCAAACTACGTTTCTTGCGCTCGAATTCGTCGCCCGCCTAGACGTTGCCGTAGAGCCAGTGGCTTAAGTACGGATACCCAAAGAACCGCACACAATAATAGAGCGCCATCAGCACGGACGCTGTACTGAGCATTACCAACGACACAACGTTAAGCAAGGTGACAACCAGCGCGAACAGCGTCACGTGTCGGCTGGCGTGACGACGGGCAAACACCACCCCATAGGCCGACGCAGCGATTGCCCCGAGCGCCAGCCCTTGGCCCACGCCCAATGGCAGTCTCACCCAAGAAACCAACAGCGGCAGAATCACCACCCAACCGATCACCTGGAGCAGGATGGGTTTCGGCGTGTGTGGGTAAGGCTCAGACATTGTGCTATTCCTGATGTCGCGGGGGCGGAGAACGATCAGGGGGGATAGTAACCAGAAACAGGCGCAGCGCTAAAGTACGGTGTTCAGCGAAAACGGAATGCGCAACCCACCAATAGGCCCTTCGCGGACCCCGCACATCTCATCATGCACGCTGTGTTGCACCAGCACGCAGGGAAACGCGGGCAAGCCATGTAGCAGGTCGCGCAAGTGAGTGGTGGAGCGGATGCGCAGCGGCTGTTGATCATCGCCCAGCAGCGTCTTCTCGACGCTGTCCAGCCTGACCCGCGCCAGATAGAAGCCGCCCTCCAGCGAAAGCAACTGCAGCTCGGTGATGTGTCCCTTCACGGCCAGCTCGGTCAGCATTTGCACGTTCATGACTCGACCCTCATTCAGGTGTTTATTGACGCCGAAAAAACAACGTGACCTGACCCCATTCGACGCCGAACTTGGACATGCTCGAACGGTTGATCAAAGTGTCTTCGTCCATCAGGTACATCCAGTCGTCAAAGCTGACTTCGTACACCGAACCGTCTACCGGCAGGTTGAGCCGGTAGCGCCACCGCAGCGCGTTGCCGGCCACTTCGCCGATGGCCTCGCCCACCACGTCGCCGGCCCGCCCACGCCAGCGATGCGGGCCATCGGGCGTGAGCGTCCATACCCGACGCTGACGCGTGCCGTCGCTGTACAGGAAGCGTTCGTCGAGAATCAGATTGTTGCCCTCGCGCCGGCTGGCAATATCCACTTCAAAGCGCTTGGCCACTTCGCCGGAACGCTTTTCGAAAATGCCCCAGGCCTTGACCGGTTTGCTGAAGAAGCGCTCCAGGTCCAGTGTCGGTTGCTGGTCGGCGTAGTGCTCGACGCCGACGCCGGTGCAACTGCACAAGCTCAGCATCAAGAACAGTGAAGCCAGAAGACGTGGCATGGCCCTGCTCCCTGATCGCGCCAGTCGTTATGCCCGCGCTCAAATGCTGATACTTGTACATAATTATATTTTTGTACAGATTTATGGGGCCGGCGAGGAGACACGCGCTACGGGCGTCACTGTTTTTCCAACAACCACTGACGTGAGCCTGGGGTGAGCTGGGGAATTTCGTCAGGTTGGGACAGGTTGAGCGCTTGGAGAAACTCCAGTTGGTTGCCGTAGCGGACGAAAATCCATTCTTCTCCCACGTCCCCCATGCCTAGGTAGAGGGTGTCATTACCTGCGCCCTGAGTGGCGCAATCGCCTCCCAGGCATAACTCGTACCGGTCCTTGTTCGCCAGCCCAGACACACTGCCGTCCGCCCTGAATTCCACGAAGTTGCCGGCGCCCTGGCCCTCAACGATTTTCCAGCGGCCACTCATATAGGCTGCGTTCAGCGCTTGTCTGAAGGTCGTGCCCCATTTCGTGGCTGGTGCGGCTGGTAGGAGAGGGCGGCGGAATACTTGCGCTGGGGTGTATTTTCCAGCCTGTTGGAGCAATTGCCTGGGATCTGACCGAAGTTCGTCGCTGCTGTCGCCGTCATAATCAACGGACCATACGCCGGGCGCCTTTTGCAGCAAATGACCCTCGCCCAGTTCGAACCCATTGCTAAATTGCGCCTTGCCATTCTGGGTGTCGATGTTCCATTCCAGATTAGGGCCGTGAGTGGCAAGTGCTCGCGACAGGGGCCTGCCCTGGGCTGCGGAATCAATGGCTGCCTGGTTGATCCAGAGACCGTTGATGTCGGCTGTTGGCGGGGTGTGAGCGCAACCGCCCATCAGGATCAGGCACGGGATAAGTGATAGGCGCATGGTGGCCCTTTGCGAAATTGGAAAACGATCGAGCAGACTAAAGAAAAAACA
This region of Pseudomonas sp. MUP55 genomic DNA includes:
- a CDS encoding low affinity iron permease family protein, whose product is MKFSAVSQTLSRWAGSPRTFYTAVALILAWSLSGPYFHYNDTWQLIINTSTTIITFLMVFLIQNTQNRDNDILHIKIDELLRVSKDAQNAVLSLDGLDRKELEKLRQEYRDIGKAGGLNPYSSSGPAADAAQHKTDLNQA
- a CDS encoding methylated-DNA--[protein]-cysteine S-methyltransferase, encoding MRHEYKLMPSPVGELTLVARQGKLGAILWETERANRVRLGERVEANHNPVLVEAERQLTEYFAGTRRQFELELDFAGTDFQKQVWQALLTIPFGETRSYSQIAQQIGNPKAVRAVGAANGRNPISIIAPCHRVVGASGGLTGFAGGLEAKQYLLTLEDRSQVKMSF
- a CDS encoding DUF6482 family protein, giving the protein MNVQMLTELAVKGHITELQLLSLEGGFYLARVRLDSVEKTLLGDDQQPLRIRSTTHLRDLLHGLPAFPCVLVQHSVHDEMCGVREGPIGGLRIPFSLNTVL
- a CDS encoding DUF3833 domain-containing protein; amino-acid sequence: MPRLLASLFLMLSLCSCTGVGVEHYADQQPTLDLERFFSKPVKAWGIFEKRSGEVAKRFEVDIASRREGNNLILDERFLYSDGTRQRRVWTLTPDGPHRWRGRAGDVVGEAIGEVAGNALRWRYRLNLPVDGSVYEVSFDDWMYLMDEDTLINRSSMSKFGVEWGQVTLFFRRQ